One Chaetodon trifascialis isolate fChaTrf1 chromosome 21, fChaTrf1.hap1, whole genome shotgun sequence genomic window carries:
- the LOC139349850 gene encoding carnitine O-palmitoyltransferase 1, liver isoform-like isoform X2, giving the protein MAEAHQAVAFQFTVTPEGIDLQLSHQAFTEIYLSGVHSWKKRIIRLKNSVLTGVYPASPSSWLFVVIAILATMYTRSDPSMGLIAKIQEHLPVSQSMSTQCQALLSAVLFSTMLWLLLIFTMRLCLKQLLSYHRWMFEQHGKMSNTTKVWVALVRIFSGRKPLLYSYQGSLPNLPLPAIKDTVKRYLESVRPLMDDTEYERMTKLAAEFESSLGNRLQWYLKLKAFWAANYVSDWWEEYVYLRGRSPIMVNSNYYGMDFLYVTPTPIQAARAGNSIYAFFLYRRKLNKEEIKPSRIPGTVIPLCAAQCERMFNTTRTPGEETDTVQHWQDSDYVAVYHRGRYFRLRVYQAGRLLCPREIEFQIQRILDDPAPPSKGEAKLGALTAGDRIPWAQARMKYFSSGVNKRSLDCIEKAAFFVTLDDDEQGMMGDDPAASLDCYAKTLLHGKCYDRWFDKSFCVVYFKNGKNGINAEHSWADAPVLSHLWEYTLATDCFQLGYNEEGHCKGEVDSSLPRPQKLNWEIPPECEEQISQSLAVAQALADDVDFHVFAFRDFGKGKVKKCRVSPDAFIQMALQLAYYRDRRTFCLTYESSMTRLFREGRTETVRSCTNESSAFIRALEGGEAADVCRRLFRTATEKHQNLYRMAMTGAGIDRHLFCLYVVSKYLGVESPFLKKVLSEPWRLSTSQTPIQQMELFDMVNHPEYVSCGGGFGPVADDGYGVAYSILGEDVINFHISCKHSCPETDAHKFGTRIRKALHDLIQLLSPNQKEPNKTEESRPEVKKDL; this is encoded by the exons ATGGCAGAAGCCCACCAGGCGGTGGCCTTCCAGTTCACCGTCACTCCAGAGGGCATCGATCTGCAGCTGTCCCACCAGGCCTTCACTGAGATCTACCTCTCTGGTGTGCACTCCTGGAAGAAGCGTATCATCAGACTCAAG AACAGTGTGCTAACAGGGGTATATCCTGCTAGTCCCTCCTCCTGGCTGTTTGTGGTCATAGCAATCCTGGCTACTATGTACACTCGCTCCGACCCCTCCATGGGACTCATAGCCAAGATACAGGAGCACCTGCCAGTCAG CCAGTCGATGAGTACCCAGTGCCAGGCGCTGCTGTCAGCAGTGCTCTTCAGCACCATGCTGTGGCTCTTGCTCATCTTCACCATGCGCCTGTGCCTCAAGCAGCTCCTCTCGTACCACCGCTGGATGTTCGAGCAGCACGGCAAGATGTCCAACACCACCAAAGTCTGGGTG GCGCTGGTGCGGATcttttctggcagaaagcctCTGCTCTACAGCTACCAGGGTTCGTTGCCAAACCTGCCTTTGCCTGCCATCAAGGACACAGTCAAGAGG TACTTGGAATCGGTGCGTCCGCTGATGGATGATACGGAATATGAACGCATGACCAAGCTGGCAGCAGAGTTTGAGAGCAGCCTCGGTAATCGCCTGCAGTGGTACCTCAAACTCAAAGCTTTCTGGGCTGCTAACTAC GTTAGCGACTGGTGGGAGGAATATGTCTATCTACGTGGACGCAGCCCGATAATGGTCAACAGTAACTATTATGGCATG GACTTCTTGTATGTAACACCCACACCCATCCAGGCAGCCAGAGCAGGCAACAGCATCTATGCATTCTTCCTATACCGCCGCAAACTCAACAAAGAAGAGATTAAACCT AGTCGTATACCAGGCACTGTCATTCCTCTGtgtgcagctcagtgtgagAGGATGTTCAACACCACACGCACTCCTGGAGAGGAGACCG ACACGGTGCAGCACTGGCAGGACAGTGACTACGTGGCGGTATACCACAGGGGTCGCTACTTTCGTCTGAGGGTGTACCAGGCAGGCAGACTCCTGTGCCCCAGGGAGATTGAATTCCAAATTCAGAGGATCCTCGATGACCCTGCACCTCCTTCCAAAGGAGAGGCCAAACTGGGAGCACTGACAGCTGGAGACAG AATTCCATGGGCTCAAGCCAGGATGAAGTATTTCAGCAGCGGGGTCAACAAGCGCTCCCTGGACTGCATCGAGAAAGCCGCCTTCTTTGTGACCCTGGATGATGATGAGCAGGGCATGATGGGAGATGACCCGGCAGCCAGTTTAGATTGCTACGCCAAAACCCTGTTGCATGGGAAATGTTACGACAG GTGGTTTGACAAGTCTTTCTGCGTCGTTTACTTCAAGAATGGAAAAAATGGCATAAATGCAGAGCACTCATGGGCTGATGCACCGGTGTTATCACACTTATGGGAG TACACCTTGGCCACCGACTGTTTCCAGCTCGGTTACAATGAAGAGGGTCACTGCAAAGGAGAAGTGGATTCATCACTACCACGACCACAGAAGCTGAACTGGGAAATCCCTCCAGAG TGTGAGGAGCAGATCTCCCAGTCTCTCGCAGTGGCCCAGGCCCTGGCTGACGATGTGGACTTCCACGTTTTTGCCTTCCGAGACTTTGGCAAAGGAAAAGTGAAGAAGTGTCGAGTCAGCCCGGATGCCTTCATTCAGATGGCTCTTCAGTTGGCCTACTACAGG GACCGGAGGACGTTTTGTTTGACGTACGAATCCTCCATGACCCGTCTGTTCAGGGAGGGCAGGACCGAGACCGTTCGCTCCTGTACCAATGAGAGCAGTGCCTTCATTCGAGCGCTGGAGGGTGGAGAG GCAGCAGACGTGTGCAGGCGTTTGTTCCGCACAGCGACAGAAAAGCACCAGAATCTATACCGCATGGCTATGACTGGAGCTGGCATCGACAGACACCTCTTTTGCCTCTACGTGGTTTCCAAATACCTCGGAGTGGAGTCTCCTTTCTTGAAAAAG GTGTTGTCTGAGCCTTGGCGGCTGTCCACCAGTCAGACTCCAATCCAGCAGATGGAGCTGTTTGACATGGTCAACCACCCAGAGTATGTCTCCTGTGGAGGGGGCTTTGGACCG GTGGCTGATGACGGTTATGGGGTGGCCTACAGCATTCTGGGAGAGGACGTCATTAATTTCCACATCTCATGCAAGCACTCGTGTCCGGAAACT gatgcccatAAGTTTGGCACTCGGATCAGAAAAGCCCTGCACGACCTGATACAGCTGCTCAGCCCCAACCAGAAAGAGCCTAACAAGACAGAAGAGAGTCGGCCAGAGGTCAAGAAAGACCTGTAG
- the LOC139349850 gene encoding carnitine O-palmitoyltransferase 1, liver isoform-like isoform X1: MAEAHQAVAFQFTVTPEGIDLQLSHQAFTEIYLSGVHSWKKRIIRLKNSVLTGVYPASPSSWLFVVIAILATMYTRSDPSMGLIAKIQEHLPVSQSMSTQCQALLSAVLFSTMLWLLLIFTMRLCLKQLLSYHRWMFEQHGKMSNTTKVWVALVRIFSGRKPLLYSYQGSLPNLPLPAIKDTVKRYLESVRPLMDDTEYERMTKLAAEFESSLGNRLQWYLKLKAFWAANYVSDWWEEYVYLRGRSPIMVNSNYYGMDFLYVTPTPIQAARAGNSIYAFFLYRRKLNKEEIKPWLLRSAVPCCSYQFERMFDTCRIPGTLTDTVQHWQDSDYVAVYHRGRYFRLRVYQAGRLLCPREIEFQIQRILDDPAPPSKGEAKLGALTAGDRIPWAQARMKYFSSGVNKRSLDCIEKAAFFVTLDDDEQGMMGDDPAASLDCYAKTLLHGKCYDRWFDKSFCVVYFKNGKNGINAEHSWADAPVLSHLWEYTLATDCFQLGYNEEGHCKGEVDSSLPRPQKLNWEIPPECEEQISQSLAVAQALADDVDFHVFAFRDFGKGKVKKCRVSPDAFIQMALQLAYYRDRRTFCLTYESSMTRLFREGRTETVRSCTNESSAFIRALEGGEAADVCRRLFRTATEKHQNLYRMAMTGAGIDRHLFCLYVVSKYLGVESPFLKKVLSEPWRLSTSQTPIQQMELFDMVNHPEYVSCGGGFGPVADDGYGVAYSILGEDVINFHISCKHSCPETDAHKFGTRIRKALHDLIQLLSPNQKEPNKTEESRPEVKKDL, from the exons ATGGCAGAAGCCCACCAGGCGGTGGCCTTCCAGTTCACCGTCACTCCAGAGGGCATCGATCTGCAGCTGTCCCACCAGGCCTTCACTGAGATCTACCTCTCTGGTGTGCACTCCTGGAAGAAGCGTATCATCAGACTCAAG AACAGTGTGCTAACAGGGGTATATCCTGCTAGTCCCTCCTCCTGGCTGTTTGTGGTCATAGCAATCCTGGCTACTATGTACACTCGCTCCGACCCCTCCATGGGACTCATAGCCAAGATACAGGAGCACCTGCCAGTCAG CCAGTCGATGAGTACCCAGTGCCAGGCGCTGCTGTCAGCAGTGCTCTTCAGCACCATGCTGTGGCTCTTGCTCATCTTCACCATGCGCCTGTGCCTCAAGCAGCTCCTCTCGTACCACCGCTGGATGTTCGAGCAGCACGGCAAGATGTCCAACACCACCAAAGTCTGGGTG GCGCTGGTGCGGATcttttctggcagaaagcctCTGCTCTACAGCTACCAGGGTTCGTTGCCAAACCTGCCTTTGCCTGCCATCAAGGACACAGTCAAGAGG TACTTGGAATCGGTGCGTCCGCTGATGGATGATACGGAATATGAACGCATGACCAAGCTGGCAGCAGAGTTTGAGAGCAGCCTCGGTAATCGCCTGCAGTGGTACCTCAAACTCAAAGCTTTCTGGGCTGCTAACTAC GTTAGCGACTGGTGGGAGGAATATGTCTATCTACGTGGACGCAGCCCGATAATGGTCAACAGTAACTATTATGGCATG GACTTCTTGTATGTAACACCCACACCCATCCAGGCAGCCAGAGCAGGCAACAGCATCTATGCATTCTTCCTATACCGCCGCAAACTCAACAAAGAAGAGATTAAACCT TGGTTGTTGAGGTCTGCAGTTCCTTGCTGTTCCTATCAGTTTGAGCGGATGTTTGACACATGTCGAATCCCTGGAACACTGACAG ACACGGTGCAGCACTGGCAGGACAGTGACTACGTGGCGGTATACCACAGGGGTCGCTACTTTCGTCTGAGGGTGTACCAGGCAGGCAGACTCCTGTGCCCCAGGGAGATTGAATTCCAAATTCAGAGGATCCTCGATGACCCTGCACCTCCTTCCAAAGGAGAGGCCAAACTGGGAGCACTGACAGCTGGAGACAG AATTCCATGGGCTCAAGCCAGGATGAAGTATTTCAGCAGCGGGGTCAACAAGCGCTCCCTGGACTGCATCGAGAAAGCCGCCTTCTTTGTGACCCTGGATGATGATGAGCAGGGCATGATGGGAGATGACCCGGCAGCCAGTTTAGATTGCTACGCCAAAACCCTGTTGCATGGGAAATGTTACGACAG GTGGTTTGACAAGTCTTTCTGCGTCGTTTACTTCAAGAATGGAAAAAATGGCATAAATGCAGAGCACTCATGGGCTGATGCACCGGTGTTATCACACTTATGGGAG TACACCTTGGCCACCGACTGTTTCCAGCTCGGTTACAATGAAGAGGGTCACTGCAAAGGAGAAGTGGATTCATCACTACCACGACCACAGAAGCTGAACTGGGAAATCCCTCCAGAG TGTGAGGAGCAGATCTCCCAGTCTCTCGCAGTGGCCCAGGCCCTGGCTGACGATGTGGACTTCCACGTTTTTGCCTTCCGAGACTTTGGCAAAGGAAAAGTGAAGAAGTGTCGAGTCAGCCCGGATGCCTTCATTCAGATGGCTCTTCAGTTGGCCTACTACAGG GACCGGAGGACGTTTTGTTTGACGTACGAATCCTCCATGACCCGTCTGTTCAGGGAGGGCAGGACCGAGACCGTTCGCTCCTGTACCAATGAGAGCAGTGCCTTCATTCGAGCGCTGGAGGGTGGAGAG GCAGCAGACGTGTGCAGGCGTTTGTTCCGCACAGCGACAGAAAAGCACCAGAATCTATACCGCATGGCTATGACTGGAGCTGGCATCGACAGACACCTCTTTTGCCTCTACGTGGTTTCCAAATACCTCGGAGTGGAGTCTCCTTTCTTGAAAAAG GTGTTGTCTGAGCCTTGGCGGCTGTCCACCAGTCAGACTCCAATCCAGCAGATGGAGCTGTTTGACATGGTCAACCACCCAGAGTATGTCTCCTGTGGAGGGGGCTTTGGACCG GTGGCTGATGACGGTTATGGGGTGGCCTACAGCATTCTGGGAGAGGACGTCATTAATTTCCACATCTCATGCAAGCACTCGTGTCCGGAAACT gatgcccatAAGTTTGGCACTCGGATCAGAAAAGCCCTGCACGACCTGATACAGCTGCTCAGCCCCAACCAGAAAGAGCCTAACAAGACAGAAGAGAGTCGGCCAGAGGTCAAGAAAGACCTGTAG